From the genome of Saccharicrinis carchari, one region includes:
- a CDS encoding formate/nitrite transporter family protein produces MSLYNPPEIIKIAGEAAIAKHSYSTRKILTLSFLAGAYISFGGLLSILIGGGVPGLAAENPGIAKFLFGAAFPVGLMIVVMAGAELFTGNNAYFMPNVLSKKQTWRAPLRNWGLVYLGNFAGSIFVAYFLTHLTDVVAQQPWQEMVHNIAISKTSNPFYKTFLKGIGANWLVCLALWMGMSAQHTSGKILAIWWPVMAFVVMGFEHSIANMFFIPLAIYEGANLTWVSFVSHNLIPATLGNIVGGAFFVGTLYWYAYQKKA; encoded by the coding sequence ATGAGCCTATACAATCCCCCCGAAATAATTAAAATTGCAGGCGAAGCAGCTATTGCAAAACACAGCTATTCTACAAGAAAGATATTGACGCTCAGCTTTTTGGCAGGTGCCTACATATCCTTTGGGGGCTTGCTATCCATACTTATTGGTGGCGGTGTACCCGGACTTGCCGCCGAAAATCCGGGAATTGCCAAATTTTTATTTGGGGCTGCCTTCCCCGTTGGATTAATGATAGTGGTGATGGCCGGTGCCGAGCTCTTCACCGGTAACAACGCCTATTTTATGCCCAATGTACTTAGCAAAAAGCAAACCTGGCGGGCACCACTGCGTAACTGGGGCTTAGTTTACCTGGGCAACTTTGCAGGCTCCATCTTTGTGGCCTATTTTCTTACCCACCTAACAGATGTGGTGGCCCAGCAACCCTGGCAGGAAATGGTACATAATATTGCCATAAGTAAAACATCCAATCCGTTTTATAAAACTTTTTTAAAAGGCATAGGAGCCAATTGGTTAGTGTGCCTGGCCTTATGGATGGGCATGTCGGCACAGCACACCAGCGGAAAGATATTAGCCATCTGGTGGCCTGTGATGGCTTTTGTAGTCATGGGTTTTGAACACTCCATCGCCAACATGTTTTTTATCCCACTTGCTATTTACGAAGGCGCCAACCTTACCTGGGTCAGCTTTGTAAGCCATAACCTTATCCCTGCAACTCTGGGTAATATTGTGGGAGGAGCCTTTTTTGTGGGTACGCTGTATTGGTATGCATATCAGAAAAAAGCGTAA
- a CDS encoding OmpA family protein, with amino-acid sequence MKNAFLYLFTLLLYSTLIQAQDKPGIDKITFSMFSKTKSKELLPILTDANKLYNKKIYDKAFKLYLKLYDEVDSINALNYRLGVSALMENNSYAAIFYLLKSHSSISRDYYLRLGEAYQLNHQYKNAGEAFHNYNQSLNKCKQRKFSARLKQLQRECQFGAKTVKDSLPYFVTNLGKSVNGYYDEYSPVILHDTNILYYTSRQPPKVNNKPVCRSTTKENIKYATFDVAGTTVSQPLQGIKQRKNTSVAGADHAHNQLFYYKGGERSGSLYALKVDHGKGVRSSIIKGAVNRKTVHETYLCTTARGDAAFVSDKNRYSGGYDIYFSPKTTKRRIKKSRPAGNAINTTFDEKSITFSPDGNTLYFSSNGHLGMGGFDIYKAQRQADGAWSEPINLGYPINTAADELYYYPTGDSLVALMASDRAGGEGGLDLYQVVKDIRIPFDLWGNIIDIENGGVVSGKITVFNAETKQPILSVSNDSLSGKYTAHLEDVGNYWIQAEAKGYLNQVDSIDMPVNRKQQVRKDFHLQRLASPFTVFGTVKNKHNGAPLQAEILLVQSEKDSIVARAYTNSADGSYSVTLDDKLNMTMQVNAINYYGCTDTLMLRDNKTDTFKKDIYLERSKISYTVSGVVRDAKDNSVIPASLSFYQPGEQIAMMVAHTDSISGKYFATLQDKGPFVVEVNAEGYFFTNMALAFPADSTLLIRNVSLQKMSTGSKIVVENILFNTGKATLLPQSFIELNKLARLLDENSDIRIEVSGHSDNMGSAGLNKRLSRNRAESVWNYLRERGIDEARMLFKGYGFDKPIVSNDTAEGRAANRRVEIKVIE; translated from the coding sequence ATGAAGAATGCCTTTCTTTATCTTTTTACCTTGTTACTGTATAGCACCCTAATTCAAGCACAAGATAAGCCCGGCATAGATAAAATAACATTTTCCATGTTTAGCAAAACAAAGAGCAAGGAATTGTTACCTATCCTGACAGATGCCAATAAACTTTATAACAAAAAGATATACGACAAGGCGTTTAAGTTGTATCTGAAACTTTACGATGAAGTAGATTCCATAAATGCGCTTAACTATCGCCTGGGGGTGAGTGCTTTGATGGAGAATAATTCGTACGCGGCCATTTTTTATCTTTTAAAATCCCATTCATCAATAAGTAGAGATTATTATCTACGCTTAGGCGAGGCCTATCAACTGAATCATCAATATAAAAATGCCGGCGAGGCGTTCCACAACTACAATCAGTCACTTAATAAATGTAAACAACGTAAGTTTTCTGCACGTTTAAAACAGCTGCAGCGCGAGTGCCAATTTGGTGCTAAAACGGTAAAAGACTCACTGCCTTATTTTGTAACTAACTTAGGAAAAAGCGTAAATGGTTACTACGATGAATATTCGCCGGTGATTTTACATGATACAAATATTTTGTACTATACTTCTCGCCAGCCACCAAAGGTTAATAATAAACCAGTTTGTCGTAGTACAACAAAAGAGAATATTAAATACGCTACTTTTGATGTGGCCGGCACAACTGTTTCACAGCCACTTCAAGGGATAAAACAAAGGAAAAACACAAGTGTAGCAGGTGCCGACCATGCCCACAATCAACTATTTTATTACAAAGGAGGCGAGCGCTCAGGTTCACTTTACGCGCTTAAAGTTGATCATGGAAAGGGTGTCAGATCCTCTATTATAAAAGGCGCTGTAAACCGTAAAACCGTACACGAAACCTACCTGTGCACAACGGCCAGGGGCGATGCAGCTTTTGTATCTGATAAAAACAGGTATTCGGGTGGGTATGATATTTATTTCTCCCCTAAAACAACTAAACGTAGGATTAAAAAATCACGACCGGCAGGCAATGCGATAAACACAACGTTCGATGAAAAAAGCATTACTTTTTCGCCCGATGGAAATACCCTATACTTTTCGAGCAACGGCCACCTGGGGATGGGTGGTTTTGATATCTACAAAGCCCAAAGACAGGCCGATGGGGCATGGTCGGAACCCATTAATCTGGGATATCCCATAAATACAGCCGCTGATGAACTATATTATTACCCCACAGGGGATTCCCTGGTGGCCTTAATGGCTTCTGACAGGGCAGGCGGAGAGGGAGGTTTAGATCTATACCAGGTTGTTAAGGACATCCGGATTCCTTTTGATTTATGGGGAAATATTATTGATATAGAAAATGGTGGAGTAGTGTCGGGAAAAATAACCGTGTTTAATGCCGAAACGAAACAACCCATCCTATCCGTAAGTAATGATTCCTTATCTGGTAAATATACAGCCCATTTAGAGGATGTGGGTAACTATTGGATTCAGGCTGAGGCCAAAGGATATTTGAATCAGGTGGATAGTATCGACATGCCCGTAAACAGAAAGCAGCAAGTACGTAAAGATTTTCATTTACAACGATTAGCCAGCCCTTTTACTGTGTTTGGAACAGTTAAAAACAAACACAATGGAGCTCCTCTACAAGCCGAAATACTGCTGGTACAATCAGAAAAAGATAGCATTGTAGCAAGAGCATACACCAACAGTGCCGATGGCTCGTATTCCGTAACACTGGATGACAAATTAAACATGACCATGCAAGTGAATGCGATTAACTATTATGGCTGTACGGATACTTTAATGCTTCGTGATAACAAAACCGACACTTTCAAAAAGGATATATACTTAGAGCGCAGTAAAATTTCTTACACGGTTTCAGGTGTCGTGCGCGACGCTAAGGACAATAGCGTAATTCCGGCTTCTTTATCATTTTACCAGCCGGGAGAGCAGATTGCCATGATGGTTGCCCACACCGATTCGATAAGCGGGAAATACTTCGCTACCCTACAGGATAAAGGTCCTTTTGTTGTAGAGGTAAATGCGGAGGGCTATTTCTTTACCAATATGGCATTGGCCTTCCCCGCAGATTCTACGTTATTAATCCGCAATGTATCGTTACAAAAGATGTCGACAGGCTCAAAAATAGTAGTTGAAAACATTCTTTTTAATACAGGGAAAGCCACCTTGTTACCGCAGTCGTTTATTGAGCTTAACAAACTGGCCCGTTTGCTCGATGAAAACAGCGATATCCGAATTGAAGTATCCGGACACTCAGATAACATGGGTTCTGCCGGTTTAAACAAACGACTATCACGTAACCGTGCTGAATCCGTTTGGAATTACTTGCGTGAACGTGGTATAGATGAGGCACGGATGCTATTTAAAGGCTATGGCTTTGATAAGCCTATTGTATCCAACGATACCGCTGAAGGCCGTGCTGCCAATAGAAGAGTTGAAATAAAAGTGATTGAATAG
- a CDS encoding DUF5723 family protein produces MQKTIYPLLTLLFLFVLTSLRAQAPMGLYYMETIPQSSFINPAMQSRANGFFALPSLNQNFKSDIAFKSIFQDAGSEWVTPLSKRYDFSKLKRSAGQAVNLQEAADIGLMGLGFRSGRDYFTLNLSVKTVAQSGIPYDILRIADKGFPSGSVFDFSTTQIKGYAYKEIALGYSREWNDKLTLGIKIKPLFGMMGATTDIKSFQLKTSRQAWEVTVAGSISTSAPLEIIEAATANDFPESVDFKNLASDDLSNYLTSFNNSGIALDFGAVYALNKRWSFSAALVNLGYLKWKDDLNTLSFSGEYSFDGLDVDASDDDLDAALEILEEDFKTLIDYKVSHDKFSTSLSPELYAGTLYEVTPSLTLGVLARSIFQKNNYRQDFNFSANIQPYSFVALNLNYSLRPGGGNGLGTAVSILMGPLQLYVAADYLPTQLATVNIDGDELTMFPNARNLTVKMGLNLIFGRHGNRDKPMLARGQ; encoded by the coding sequence ATGCAAAAAACAATATACCCCTTATTAACCTTATTATTCCTGTTCGTATTAACTTCTCTCCGGGCACAAGCCCCAATGGGCTTATACTATATGGAAACTATACCCCAATCTTCTTTTATCAATCCTGCCATGCAAAGCAGAGCAAATGGTTTTTTTGCCCTGCCCTCACTTAACCAAAATTTTAAGAGCGATATTGCTTTCAAAAGTATTTTTCAAGATGCAGGTAGTGAGTGGGTAACACCACTTAGCAAACGCTATGATTTTTCAAAATTAAAACGTTCTGCAGGCCAAGCTGTAAACTTACAGGAGGCCGCGGATATAGGTTTAATGGGTTTAGGGTTTCGCAGTGGTAGAGATTATTTTACCCTAAACCTAAGTGTTAAAACCGTGGCACAGTCCGGAATCCCTTATGATATATTAAGAATTGCCGATAAAGGATTCCCAAGTGGAAGTGTTTTTGATTTCTCCACTACACAAATAAAAGGATATGCATATAAAGAGATTGCTTTGGGCTACAGCCGCGAGTGGAATGATAAATTGACCCTGGGAATAAAAATAAAGCCTTTGTTTGGCATGATGGGGGCTACAACAGATATCAAATCTTTTCAACTTAAAACCTCGCGTCAGGCATGGGAGGTGACGGTTGCCGGAAGTATTTCCACATCTGCACCTTTGGAGATAATAGAAGCAGCTACGGCCAACGACTTTCCTGAGTCAGTTGATTTTAAAAATCTAGCGTCGGATGATTTAAGCAATTATCTAACTTCTTTCAACAACAGCGGGATTGCGCTTGACTTTGGTGCTGTATATGCGTTAAATAAACGCTGGTCATTCTCCGCCGCATTGGTAAACTTGGGCTATCTCAAATGGAAAGATGATTTAAACACCCTTTCGTTTTCCGGAGAATATTCTTTTGATGGTTTGGATGTAGATGCATCGGATGACGACTTGGATGCTGCATTGGAAATTTTAGAGGAAGATTTTAAAACGCTTATTGATTACAAAGTTTCGCACGATAAATTCAGCACCTCCTTATCTCCTGAGCTCTACGCGGGTACTTTATACGAGGTAACACCAAGTTTAACCTTGGGCGTGCTGGCACGTAGCATTTTTCAAAAGAACAACTATCGACAAGATTTTAATTTTTCGGCCAATATACAACCCTATAGTTTTGTTGCGCTAAACTTAAATTACAGCTTACGCCCTGGTGGAGGCAATGGGCTGGGAACAGCTGTTTCAATCCTAATGGGTCCCTTACAGCTGTATGTAGCTGCCGACTACCTTCCTACACAATTGGCAACAGTTAATATAGATGGGGATGAACTAACGATGTTTCCTAATGCAAGAAACCTCACTGTTAAAATGGGATTAAATTTAATATTTGGACGCCATGGTAATCGCGACAAGCCAATGTTGGCTCGTGGTCAGTAG
- the mnmH gene encoding tRNA 2-selenouridine(34) synthase MnmH: MMDLSIETYYNKHSGVPIIDVRSPGEYNKGHIPGAVNIPLFSNEERADVGTVYKQKGQEKAIELGYTYVKPKLQWFLDKSLRYAPSKKVVVYCWRGGMRSHAFAEHLENNGFIDVKVIHKGYKAYRNFVLAAFTWKVDLKVIGGYTGSGKTHILHNLKELGCQIIDLECLACHKGSAFGSIGEKLQPTVEQFENNLFDQWRKFDFTKPVYIEDESHSIGAVKVPISLYNTIRTSMVYFLDVPKQIRAHALVKDYAAIDDEQLKTGIRKITKRLGGVTTNEAIEALNSKDYYKVAMLALNYYDKAYMRGVSNRQSDKIIYIELHDTDWRNNALFIKNEIESTVSY; the protein is encoded by the coding sequence ATGATGGATTTGTCAATTGAAACGTATTATAACAAGCATAGTGGTGTACCTATAATAGATGTAAGGTCGCCCGGAGAATATAACAAAGGACATATCCCGGGAGCCGTGAATATTCCTCTTTTTAGTAATGAGGAGCGGGCAGATGTGGGAACAGTGTACAAACAAAAGGGACAGGAAAAAGCCATTGAACTGGGCTACACCTATGTAAAACCCAAATTACAATGGTTTCTGGATAAATCGTTGAGATATGCACCATCAAAAAAAGTTGTAGTATACTGTTGGCGCGGCGGTATGAGGAGCCACGCCTTTGCGGAACATTTGGAAAATAATGGTTTTATCGATGTTAAAGTAATCCATAAAGGCTATAAAGCGTACCGGAATTTTGTACTGGCTGCCTTTACGTGGAAGGTGGATTTAAAAGTGATAGGGGGTTATACCGGTAGTGGTAAAACACATATTCTGCATAACTTAAAAGAATTGGGTTGTCAAATCATCGATCTGGAATGCCTGGCTTGTCATAAAGGCTCGGCCTTTGGATCAATTGGTGAAAAGCTACAGCCTACCGTTGAACAATTTGAGAATAACCTGTTCGACCAATGGCGGAAATTCGATTTTACCAAGCCGGTATATATCGAGGATGAGAGCCATAGTATCGGTGCGGTGAAAGTACCTATAAGCTTGTATAATACAATCAGAACATCAATGGTTTATTTTTTAGATGTTCCTAAACAAATAAGGGCGCATGCACTGGTAAAGGATTATGCTGCTATTGATGACGAACAGTTAAAGACAGGTATCCGCAAAATTACCAAACGTTTGGGGGGTGTTACTACCAACGAAGCCATAGAGGCACTCAATAGCAAGGATTATTATAAAGTAGCCATGCTTGCCCTTAATTACTACGACAAGGCCTATATGCGTGGTGTATCGAACCGCCAGAGCGATAAGATAATTTATATAGAATTGCATGATACAGACTGGCGCAATAATGCCTTGTTTATTAAAAACGAGATTGAAAGCACGGTAAGCTATTGA
- a CDS encoding acyl carrier protein, whose protein sequence is MREEIRKFIAETTFSDPSIIKDETLIFDEGIFDSMGLLGLISFLESEFNVETQDTDLQEENFGSVERIVAFIEKKKVA, encoded by the coding sequence ATGCGAGAAGAAATAAGGAAATTTATAGCCGAAACAACCTTTAGCGACCCATCCATTATCAAAGATGAAACATTGATTTTTGATGAGGGAATTTTTGACTCTATGGGATTGTTGGGATTAATCAGTTTTTTGGAGAGCGAATTCAATGTAGAAACACAAGATACCGATCTACAGGAAGAAAATTTTGGAAGCGTAGAACGAATTGTCGCGTTTATTGAAAAAAAAAAAGTTGCCTAG
- the pflA gene encoding pyruvate formate-lyase-activating protein, whose protein sequence is MSHTLKVHSIESFGTHDGPGIRMVIFLQGCNLKCLYCHNPDTIALQGGTEHHIDELVRRARNMKTYFGKLGGVTVSGGEPLLQSKALIPFFKALKEADIHTNVDTNGTVLTSATRELLDNYTDLIMVDIKHTNEQGYRKITGAQGFDLAEKLIQHREKSAKAAWLRYVLIPGYTDDPEELKKFGERFKDYQCIEKLEIQPYHHLGIHKWESLGETYQLKEVPDNTPEQLETARNILEPYFKEVKIN, encoded by the coding sequence ATGTCTCATACTTTAAAAGTTCACTCTATAGAGTCGTTTGGCACGCACGACGGCCCGGGAATACGGATGGTCATCTTTTTACAGGGATGTAACCTCAAGTGCTTGTATTGTCACAACCCCGATACCATTGCCCTGCAAGGGGGCACGGAACACCATATTGATGAGCTGGTACGTAGAGCCAGGAACATGAAAACATACTTTGGTAAGTTGGGTGGTGTTACTGTTTCGGGAGGCGAACCGCTGCTGCAAAGCAAAGCCTTGATTCCCTTTTTTAAAGCACTGAAAGAGGCAGATATACATACTAATGTAGACACGAACGGCACGGTGCTCACTTCAGCCACCCGGGAATTGCTGGATAATTATACCGACCTGATTATGGTGGATATAAAACATACTAACGAACAGGGCTATCGGAAAATTACCGGAGCGCAGGGTTTTGATTTGGCCGAGAAGCTTATACAACATCGCGAAAAAAGTGCTAAAGCAGCCTGGCTGCGCTATGTCCTTATTCCGGGCTATACCGACGATCCCGAGGAACTTAAAAAATTCGGCGAACGTTTTAAAGATTATCAGTGCATCGAGAAGCTGGAGATACAGCCCTACCATCATCTCGGCATACACAAATGGGAATCACTGGGCGAAACCTACCAACTAAAAGAGGTGCCCGATAATACTCCCGAACAGCTTGAAACTGCCAGAAACATCCTTGAACCCTATTTTAAAGAAGTAAAAATAAACTAG
- the pflB gene encoding formate C-acetyltransferase, with protein sequence METKDFTTGNWCKTIDVRDFVRLNISPYSGNYNFLQEASPKTKKLWDICLQALKEERANNGMRSVDTEIVSTISSFPAGYIDKESEVIVGLQTDQVLKRAMKPYGGFKVVQKALSEHGLKPSDMITEAFSKYTKTHNDGVFDAYTDEIRKFRSLGFLTGLPDNYARGRIIGDYRRIALYGINRLIESKKEDLQGITGPMTDATIRLREEVTEQIKALHQMIEMGKQYGLDLSRPATNGQEAVQWTYMAYLAAVKEQDGAAMSLGSVSSFLDIYIERDLKAGLITEQDAQEYIDQFVMKLRMVRHLRMEAYEQIFAGDPTWVTESIGGMLVDGRTKVTKTSFRFLHTLYNLGPSPEPNITILWSNSLPQGFKEFCAKVSIDTSSIQYENDDLMRCHRDSDDYGIACCVSFQELGKHIQFFGARTNLAKTLLLALNAGRCENTGTQMVKGIPSMANDEYLDYDKVMENFKIAMRDVARVYNESMNIIHYMHDKYYYEKAQMALIDTNPKINLAYGIAGLSIVADSLSAIKHAKVKPVRNEDGLTVDFKIEGEFPKYGNDDDRVDLIARDMVNHFSEELKKLPVYKNAKPTLSVLTITSNVTYGRKTGATPDGRAQGIPFAPGANPMHGRDTHGAIASLNSVAKIDYADSQDGISNTFSIVPKSLGPNEEERIANLVSALDGYFGKNAQHLNVNVLNRELLKDAMEHPEEHPQLTIRVSGYAVNFTRLSREQQQEVLSRSFHDTM encoded by the coding sequence ATGGAAACAAAAGATTTTACCACCGGCAATTGGTGCAAAACCATTGATGTTAGGGATTTTGTGCGATTGAACATATCGCCATATAGCGGTAATTATAATTTTTTACAGGAAGCAAGCCCAAAAACAAAAAAGCTTTGGGACATTTGTCTGCAAGCCCTTAAAGAGGAACGCGCCAACAATGGCATGCGCAGTGTAGATACAGAAATAGTTTCAACGATTAGCTCTTTTCCGGCAGGATACATCGATAAGGAGAGCGAGGTAATTGTGGGACTGCAAACCGACCAAGTACTTAAAAGAGCCATGAAACCGTACGGCGGTTTTAAGGTAGTGCAGAAGGCACTGTCGGAACACGGACTAAAGCCATCGGACATGATAACCGAAGCTTTTAGCAAATATACCAAAACACATAACGATGGCGTTTTTGATGCCTATACCGATGAAATAAGGAAATTCCGCTCTCTCGGATTCCTCACCGGATTGCCCGACAACTATGCGCGCGGTCGTATCATTGGCGATTACCGCAGGATAGCCCTTTACGGCATCAACCGATTGATAGAATCCAAAAAAGAAGACTTGCAGGGCATTACCGGTCCTATGACGGATGCCACCATCCGCTTACGCGAAGAGGTTACAGAGCAAATTAAGGCTTTGCACCAGATGATTGAAATGGGTAAGCAGTACGGTTTGGATTTGTCGCGTCCCGCTACAAATGGGCAGGAGGCAGTTCAGTGGACATACATGGCCTATCTGGCAGCCGTAAAGGAGCAGGATGGTGCTGCCATGTCGCTGGGTAGCGTTTCTTCCTTCCTCGATATTTACATCGAAAGAGATTTAAAAGCCGGCCTCATCACCGAGCAGGACGCACAGGAATATATCGACCAATTTGTGATGAAACTGCGTATGGTGCGCCATCTGCGCATGGAAGCTTACGAACAAATATTTGCCGGCGACCCTACCTGGGTTACCGAATCTATTGGTGGCATGTTGGTTGACGGACGCACCAAGGTAACCAAGACATCGTTTCGTTTTTTACATACGCTTTATAACCTGGGCCCTTCACCTGAGCCAAACATCACTATTCTTTGGTCCAACAGTCTGCCACAAGGCTTTAAAGAGTTTTGTGCTAAAGTATCCATCGACACCTCATCTATACAGTACGAAAACGACGATTTGATGCGCTGCCACCGCGATAGCGACGATTATGGTATCGCCTGTTGTGTTTCGTTTCAGGAACTGGGCAAGCATATCCAATTTTTTGGTGCCCGCACCAATCTGGCCAAAACATTACTGCTAGCGCTAAATGCTGGTCGTTGCGAAAATACCGGAACACAAATGGTTAAAGGTATCCCGTCTATGGCCAATGACGAATACCTGGATTACGACAAGGTGATGGAAAACTTCAAGATTGCGATGCGCGATGTGGCACGTGTATATAATGAGTCGATGAATATTATTCATTACATGCACGATAAGTACTACTACGAAAAAGCACAGATGGCCTTAATTGATACCAACCCAAAGATTAATTTGGCTTATGGTATTGCAGGCTTATCCATCGTTGCCGATTCTCTTTCGGCCATCAAACATGCTAAAGTAAAACCGGTGCGCAACGAAGATGGTCTGACCGTTGATTTCAAGATTGAAGGCGAATTTCCGAAATACGGAAACGACGACGACCGTGTGGATTTAATAGCCCGCGACATGGTAAATCATTTTAGTGAAGAACTGAAAAAGCTTCCCGTATATAAAAATGCCAAACCAACGTTATCGGTACTTACCATCACATCAAATGTTACTTATGGTAGAAAAACAGGCGCTACACCCGACGGAAGAGCCCAAGGTATACCCTTTGCCCCGGGTGCTAACCCAATGCACGGGCGCGATACGCATGGTGCAATTGCTTCGTTAAACTCCGTAGCTAAAATTGATTATGCCGATTCGCAGGACGGTATTTCAAACACATTCTCCATCGTGCCTAAATCATTAGGACCTAACGAAGAGGAAAGAATCGCCAACTTGGTAAGTGCACTGGACGGATACTTTGGTAAAAATGCTCAACATCTTAATGTTAATGTGTTGAATCGGGAGTTATTAAAAGATGCCATGGAACATCCCGAGGAACATCCGCAGCTCACCATCAGGGTTTCGGGTTATGCCGTTAACTTTACACGCTTGTCGCGCGAGCAACAGCAGGAGGTGCTGTCACGCTCATTCCACGATACCATGTAA
- a CDS encoding prohibitin family protein encodes MNNKLSPIILGLLLGAIVLLIIFGSRMFHIIQPGERAVIFKPYTMGLDKDNIKEAGLTIIAPWNQVIVYEVKEQTREETMDVLDKNSMTINMEITIRFNPMYDKIGQLHEKFGRNYQQVLVIPEVRSVVRSVTGRYTAEELFASKRKEVEDLIEQETSAVLEANNIEMRALLIRSIQLPAQIKEAIESKLKQEQEALAYQFKLDKERSEAERRAIEADGIANYNRIISASLTDNILKQKGIDATLKLAESPNAKVVVIGSGKDGLPMILGNN; translated from the coding sequence ATGAATAACAAATTATCACCTATTATTTTGGGTTTATTATTAGGAGCAATTGTGTTACTAATTATTTTCGGAAGTCGCATGTTCCATATCATTCAGCCCGGTGAGCGTGCCGTAATTTTTAAGCCTTACACCATGGGCTTGGATAAAGATAACATTAAAGAAGCCGGATTAACCATTATTGCTCCATGGAATCAGGTTATCGTTTACGAAGTAAAGGAACAAACACGAGAAGAAACGATGGACGTGCTGGACAAAAACAGTATGACCATTAACATGGAAATTACCATCCGATTTAACCCCATGTACGATAAGATTGGCCAGCTTCACGAAAAATTTGGTAGAAATTACCAGCAAGTTTTGGTTATTCCTGAGGTACGAAGCGTGGTACGAAGCGTAACAGGCAGATATACCGCCGAAGAGCTTTTTGCCAGCAAACGTAAGGAAGTTGAAGATTTGATTGAACAGGAAACTTCGGCTGTACTAGAAGCCAACAATATTGAAATGAGGGCCTTGCTTATTCGATCTATTCAGTTGCCGGCACAGATAAAAGAAGCCATCGAAAGCAAGCTAAAACAAGAGCAGGAAGCTTTAGCCTATCAATTTAAATTAGATAAGGAACGAAGCGAAGCTGAACGCAGAGCTATCGAAGCTGATGGTATAGCGAACTATAACCGCATTATCAGTGCCAGTTTAACGGATAATATACTCAAGCAAAAAGGTATCGACGCAACCCTGAAACTGGCGGAATCGCCCAACGCCAAAGTAGTAGTGATAGGGTCCGGCAAAGATGGCTTACCCATGATATTAGGCAACAATTAG
- the selD gene encoding selenide, water dikinase SelD, with product MNNIKLTQYSHGAGCGCKISSKVLDAMLVSHIKPITDNNLLVGNDSRDDAAVYNMGDGTGIISTTDFFMPIVDDPFTFGKIAAANAISDIYAMGGKPLMAIAILGWPVNKIPTEIAQQVLDGGRAACQDAGILLAGGHSIDSPEPIFGLAVTGKVQLNKLKQNNTATQGCKLYLTKPLGVGILTTAQKKGLLKKAHKNVAPDAMSQLNNIGWHLANVGGVKAMTDVTGFGLLGHLREMCEGSKLTAHINYNEVPRFDMLDEYLTQNCVPGGTHRNWDSFGDKIQMHNPDFIKLLCDPQTSGGLLVAVEPSHAAQVESLFKENNIPVKSFGELKEQSDKWVVVNE from the coding sequence ATGAATAACATAAAATTAACCCAGTATAGCCACGGAGCCGGCTGTGGTTGTAAAATATCGTCCAAAGTGCTGGATGCCATGTTGGTGAGCCACATTAAGCCTATTACAGATAATAATTTATTGGTAGGTAATGATAGTAGGGACGATGCAGCTGTTTACAATATGGGTGATGGTACAGGTATTATTAGTACTACCGATTTTTTTATGCCCATTGTAGATGATCCTTTTACTTTTGGTAAGATTGCTGCAGCTAATGCCATTAGTGATATATATGCCATGGGGGGTAAACCCTTAATGGCCATCGCTATATTGGGCTGGCCGGTGAATAAAATACCCACCGAAATAGCACAGCAGGTGCTGGATGGGGGTAGAGCCGCATGCCAGGATGCCGGTATATTGCTAGCTGGAGGTCATAGTATCGATAGCCCCGAACCAATATTCGGATTGGCCGTAACAGGCAAGGTGCAATTGAATAAGTTAAAGCAAAACAATACGGCAACGCAAGGATGCAAACTCTATTTGACCAAACCATTGGGTGTAGGCATACTGACTACCGCACAAAAAAAAGGACTTTTAAAGAAAGCGCATAAAAATGTGGCTCCCGATGCAATGAGTCAACTCAACAACATTGGTTGGCATCTGGCAAATGTTGGCGGTGTAAAAGCTATGACAGACGTAACGGGCTTTGGATTACTGGGACACCTGCGCGAAATGTGCGAGGGGAGCAAGCTAACCGCCCACATCAATTATAACGAAGTACCACGTTTTGATATGTTGGATGAGTACCTTACTCAAAATTGTGTGCCGGGTGGGACGCATAGAAACTGGGACAGCTTTGGCGATAAAATTCAGATGCATAACCCGGACTTTATTAAGTTGCTGTGCGATCCGCAAACCAGTGGTGGACTTTTAGTGGCGGTAGAACCATCCCATGCAGCGCAGGTGGAAAGTTTGTTTAAAGAAAATAATATACCGGTTAAATCCTTTGGCGAGCTCAAAGAGCAGAGCGATAAATGGGTTGTGGTGAATGAATAA